A genomic stretch from Festucalex cinctus isolate MCC-2025b chromosome 13, RoL_Fcin_1.0, whole genome shotgun sequence includes:
- the LOC144032929 gene encoding period circadian protein homolog 2-like, giving the protein MASSYSEGCGRRDGGDMDLELGLASEGSDSSQEHPASPESPDDERKRTRLHEDVEMAGSSGSGTESHGNESHGNESHGNESVGSSNGNEKDSALLESSGSNKSSNSHSSSPPSSSNAFSLVSSEQDNPSSSGCSSEQSAKAKTQKELFKTLKELKMHLPMEKRSKGKSTTVNTLKYALRCVKQVKANEEYYQMLMINDSQPPGFEVSSYTIEEINSITSEYTLRNTDIFAVAVSLITGKIVYISDQAATILNCKREVFRNAKFVEFLTPQDVSVFYSFTTPYRLPSWSMCTGAESSPTECMQEKSFFCRISGGKEHYGDMKYYPFRMTPYLMKVQDAELSEEQFCCLLLAERVHSGYEAPRIPPDKRIFTTTHTPNCVFQDVDERAVPLLGYLPQDLIGTPVLLNLHPSDRPIMLAVHRKILKYAGQPFDHSSIRFRARNGEYITIDTSWSSFVNPWSRKVSFVIGRHKVRMGPVNEDVFAALAFNEGKMMDSDIQEISEQIHRLLLQPVHNMGSSGYGSHGSNGSHEQQVSNGSSSESNGKAIAGNTAEETSKGKPTRTFQEICKGVHMLKNQDSQLCLRSPPPSPAPSPSKPEKKNSDVSQKSPAVRLKDSAPRDSNAACMDEFTFKDQTVCSYQQISCLDSVIRYLESCNIPITVKRKYQFSSNTSSNSDDDKKCTEDAVQAPGGSNTDSLMLQGQPGLSNMKALKKSEAAVVGAPMGPLPLPSKAESVVSITSQCSYSSTIVHVGDKKPQPESEIIEDVAESPAPPAAPVSVVSPLSQEKEAYKRLGLTKQVLAAHTQKEEQAFLNRCRELRKARTFQKDYSTHLHRQKGPVSPEEPSGLRGAAKQGPTRPETTAKKGNRNRKSKKPRMKHSESSDSAVSNRKPRPPLQGLNQTSWSPSEASLSAFSVSYPAMVPAYQLYPPAPAAPAQVPRPDPSLPTGFVEGQSSQVPPTAAPFPAPIVTPVMAFVLPNYLYPQMGPLGQMGPAPRPAFFLEQTQTQPQFNGQPPFQTPQPAYALQTQPPFTSQQIFPVPTAFPSQQPFQARPTTFTAQQPTFSVQTPFVAQAPYPAQPFPYSLNSQAPKASGLESREGAASRSSTPASGARERTTSPTLFESRCSSPLQLNLLSMEEGQRSVERQDSTVASAGPPGAAATMSSAAAAGAGEKSVTASAKNENLQQVESPEEGAHSDGHSSSCDLLAILLQEQEDSHSHTGSATSGSMGSGSGSGSGSGSGSGSRSGCNGCGTSASGASGSRTGSSNTSKYFGSIDSLEHDPKTKSKAKTRGEGDSDGGQSQAKTSAKGEGEHLIKYVLQEPLWLLMANADDKVMMTYQMPCRDIQKVLREDKERLRQMQKSQPHFSSDQRRELLEEHPWMRRGGLPAAINVKECLYCKDAAEEHMEENLPEMDMGEMGEELSQECENAPSQSEEPQPKLDSGS; this is encoded by the exons ATGGCCAGCAGTTACAGCGAGGGTTGTGGCAGGAGGGATGGCGGCGACATGGACCTGGAACTGGGCTTGGCTTCCGAGGGGAGCGACAGCAGCCAGGAGCACCCCGCCTCGCCTGAGTCTCCCGACGACGAAAGGAAGCGGACCCGCTTGCACGAAGATGTGGAGATGGCCGGCTCAAGTGGGAGCGGGACGGAATCCCATGGCAACGAATCGCATGGGAATGAGTCTCATGGCAACGAATCTGTGGGCAGTTCGAATGGAAATGAGAAAGATTCCGCTCTCCTCGAGTCATCGGGAAGCAACAAGAG CTCAAACTCTCACAGCTCCTCACCACCGAGCAGCTCCAATGCCTTCAGTCTGGTGAGCTCCGAGCAGGACAACCCATCTTCTAGTGGTTGCAG TAGCGAACAGTCGGCTAAAGCGAAAACCCAGAAAGAGCTCTTCAAGACCCTGAAGGAATTGAAGATGCATTTGCCCATGGAGAAGAGGAGCAAGGGCAAATCTACCACTGTCAACACGCTCAAATATGCTCTACGGTGTGTCAAGCAGGTGAAAG CCAATGAGGAGTATTACCAGATGCTAATGATCAACGACAGCCAACCACCTGGTTTTGAAGTGTCATCCTACACTATTGAGGAAATCAACAGCATCACTTCCGAATACACCCTCAGAAACACC GACATATTTGCCGTGGCCGTGTCACTAATCACAGGGAAAATAGTTTACATCTCGGATCAGGCGGCGACCATCTTAAACTGCAAGCGTGAGGTGTTCCGTAATGCCAAGTTTGTGGAATTCTTGACGCCTCAGGACGTCAGCGTGTTCTACAGCTTCACTACGCCGTACCGCTTGCCCTCATGGAGCATGTGCACTGGAGCAG AGTCGTCTCCCACGGAGTGCATGCAGGAGAAGTCCTTCTTTTGCCGCATCAG TGGCGGAAAGGAACATTATGGGGATATGAAATACTACCCTTTCCGCATGACTCCTTACCTAATGAAAGTTCAGGATGCGGAATTATCTGAGGAGCAGTTTTGCTGCCTCCTGCTGGCAGAGAGGGTGCACTCTGGTTATGAAG CACCCAGAATCCCTCCTGACAAGCGCATCTtcaccaccacacacacacctaaCTGTGTTTTTCAGGATGTGGATGAAAG GGCTGTTCCACTGTTGGGTTACCTCCCCCAGGACTTGATCGGGACACCTGTCCTGCTCAACCTGCACCCGAGTGACAGGCCTATCATGCTGGCTGTGCATCGCAAGA TACTGAAGTATGCCGGTCAGCCATTTGACCACTCGTCAATACGCTTCCGCGCAAGAAATGGGGAATACATCACAATCGACACCAGTTGGTCCAGCTTTGTTAACCCCTGGAGCCGCAAAGTCTCCTTTGTCATCGGCAGGCATAAAGTCCGCAT GGGTCCAGTGAATGAAGATGTTTTTGCGGCACTTGCTTTCAATGAAGGGAAGATGATGGACTCAGACATTCAAGAAATTAGTGAGCAGATCCACAGGCTCCTCCTACAA CCGGTTCACAACATGGGATCCAGTGGTTATGGCAGCCATGGCAGCAACGGTTCCCACGAACAACAGGTGAGCAACGGCTCATCCAGCGAAAGCAATGGGAAAGCGATAGCCGGGAACACGGCTGAGGAGACGAGCAAGGGCAAGCCCACCAGGACATTCCAGGAGATTTGTAAGGGAGTTCACATGCTGAAGAATCAGGACTCCCAGCTGTGCCTGCGCTCCCCGCCGCCATCACCGGCTCCTTCTCCATCCAAGCCCGAAAAGAAAAACTCTGATG TGTCCCAAAAGAGTCCTGCGGTGCGTCTGAAGGATTCTGCACCAAGAGATAGTAATGCAGCTTGCatggatgaattcacctttaAAGACCAGACTGTCTGCTCCTACCAGCAGATTAGCTGCCTTGATAGCGTCATCCG GTACCTGGAGAGTTGTAACATCCCCATCACTGTAAAGAGGAAATACCAGTTTTCTTCGAACACCTCCTCCAACTCGGATGATGACAAAAAGTGCACAGAGGATGCTGTGCAAGCGCCTGGTGGTTCAAATACAG ATTCTTTGATGCTCCAGGGCCAGCCCGGATTGTCAAACATGAAAGCGCTCAAGAAGTCCGAAGCAGCAGTGGTTGGAGCACCCATGGGACCGCTTCCCTTACCCAGCAAGGCAGAAAGTGTTGTGTCAATCACATCTCAGTGTAGCTATAGCAGCACCATTGTGCATGTGGGAGACAAGAAGCCTCAACCGGAGTCTG AAATAATTGAGGACGTGGCCGAGAGCCCCGCCCCTCCCGCCGCACCCGTTAGTGTGGTGTCTCCGCTGAGCCAAGAGAAAGAGGCCTATAAGCGGCTGGGACTGACCAAGCAGGTGCTGGCAGCCCACACCCAGAAAGAAGAGCAGGCCTTCCTCAACCGCTGCCGAGAACTCCGTAAAGCCAGAACCTTCCAGAAGGACTATTCCACACATCTGCACAGGCAGAAGGGGCCAGTCAGTCCTGAAG AGCCATCAGGACTACGAGGTGCTGCCAAACAAGGCCCCACTAGGCCAGAGACCACTGCCAAGAAGGGGAACCGCAATCGGAAGTCCAAGAAGCCCCGCATGAAGCATTCCGAATCGTCCGACAGCGCCGTGTCAAACCGCAAACCCCGCCCCCCTCTTCAGGGCCTCAACCAAACGTCATGGTCCCCATCGGAAGCCTCCTTGTCCGCTTTCAGTGTGTCCTACCCGGCCATGGTGCCCGCATACCAACTCTACCCGCCGGCACCTGCGGCTCCAGCGCAGGTCCCCCGTCCCGACCCCTCCCTTCCCACAGGCTTTGTGGAGGGGCAGAGCAGCCAAGTCCCTCCCACCGCCGCTCCTTTCCCCGCGCCCATTGTTACGCCCGTGATGGCTTTTGTGCTCCCAAATTACCTCTACCCTCAAATGGGACCGCTCGGTCAAATGGGGCCTGCTCCCAGACCAGCGTTTTTCCTGGAGCAGACCCAGACGCAGCCTCAGTTCAACGGCCAGCCGCCCTTTCAGACCCCGCAGCCGGCGTACGCCCTGCAAACGCAACCTCCCTTCACCAGCCAGCAGATTTTCCCCGTTCCGACCGCCTTCCCATCGCAGCAGCCTTTCCAGGCCCGCCCGACCACCTTCACTGCCCAGCAGCCTACTTTCTCAGTCCAGACCCCGTTTGTCGCTCAGGCCCCATACCCGGCTCAGCCCTTCCCTTATAGCCTCAACAGCCAAGCCCCTAAAGCCTCAGGTTTGGAGTCCAGGGAGGGGGCGGCTTCTCGCTCCTCCACCCCGGCGTCCGGCGCGCGCGAGCGCACCACGTCGCCAACGCTGTTCGAGTCGCGGTGCAGCTCGCCCCTGCAGCTCAACCTGCTGAGCATGGAAGAGGGCCAACGCTCTGTGGAACGGCAGGACAGCACGGTGGCCTCTGCCGGACCGCCGGGGGCCGCCGCGACTATGAGTTCTGCTGCGGCAGCAGGCGCCGGGGAAAAGAGCGTGACGGCCTCAGCAAAGAATGAGAATCTTCAACAG GTTGAGTCTCCAGAAGAAGGCGCACATAGCGACGGTCACTCCTCATCCTGCGACCTACTCGCCATCCTTCTCCAAGAGCAGGAAGACTCTCACTCTCACACCGGTTCGGCAACATCTGGCTCCATGGGCTCCGGATCAGGATCAGGATCCGGATCCGGATCAGGCTCAGGATCGCGATCCGGTTGCAATGGCTGCGGTACATCCGCAAGCGGAGCCTCGGGCAGCAGAACAG GGAGCAGCAACACCAGCAAATACTTTGGCAGTATCGATTCTTTGGAACATGACCCGAAGACGAAAAGCAAAGCCAAGACGAGAGGGGAAGGCGACTCTGACGGCGGCCAATCGCAGGCCAAGACGTCAGCCAAAGGAGAGGGAGAACATTTAATCAAGTATGTTCTCCAGGAGCCGCTTTGGCTGCTGATGGCCAATGCGGACGACAAGGTCATGATGACGTATCAAATGCCGTGCAG GGACATCCAGAAGGTTCTACGGGAAGACAAGGAACGACTGAGACAGATGCAGAAGAGCCAGCCGCACTTCTCGTCAGACCAGCGGCGAGAGTTGCTGGAGGAACACCCGTGGATGAGGAGAGGGGGACTGCCGGCTGCTATCAACGTTAAG gaGTGTCTGTACTGCAAGGATGCTGCAGAGGAGCACATGGAGGAGAACCTCCCTGAAATGGACATGGGGGAGATGGGCGAGGAGTTGAGTCAAGAATGCGAGAATGCTCCGAGCCAATCGGAGGAGCCGCAGCCCAAACTGGACTCTGGCTCGTGA